A DNA window from Nitrospira sp. contains the following coding sequences:
- a CDS encoding hypothetical protein (Evidence 4 : Unknown function but conserved in other organisms; MaGe:77308182), with protein MDQPPPKSHPRDPLHGITLETIVTHLVERHGWEELGRRLPVRCFLNNPSIKSSLTFLRKTPWARERLELMYIVERT; from the coding sequence ATGGATCAGCCGCCACCCAAGTCTCATCCTCGCGATCCCTTGCATGGGATCACGCTGGAAACAATCGTCACCCACCTAGTCGAGCGCCATGGGTGGGAAGAACTGGGCCGACGGCTCCCTGTGCGTTGTTTTCTCAACAACCCCAGTATCAAATCCAGCCTTACGTTTCTGCGCAAAACCCCCTGGGCGCGCGAACGACTTGAATTAATGTATATCGTGGAACGAACGTGA
- a CDS encoding hypothetical protein (Evidence 5 : Unknown function; MaGe:77308178), translating to MGRLLRNAWLVSIYSPIQRSSYVRLAGMPIGNGRCLVRDVVGKEWEKRHADDTCLSWSVRKADMLTERPKAVGFDHLGWTSVLKAVPR from the coding sequence GTGGGACGCTTGCTGCGCAACGCATGGCTTGTGTCGATATACTCACCCATTCAACGGTCGAGTTATGTCCGGCTTGCTGGAATGCCTATCGGCAACGGCAGGTGTTTAGTGCGGGATGTTGTGGGTAAGGAATGGGAAAAACGTCATGCCGACGATACTTGCCTGTCATGGTCTGTTCGCAAGGCGGACATGTTAACCGAACGGCCGAAAGCGGTCGGTTTCGATCACTTGGGTTGGACGTCAGTATTGAAGGCAGTTCCGAGGTAA
- a CDS encoding hypothetical protein (Evidence 4 : Unknown function but conserved in other organisms; MaGe:77308181) encodes MAPNATIFKATLHIADMDRHYYEDHAVTLARHPSETDERMMVRLLAFARHAHDALIFGRGIGTEDEPALWQKDLTGAIELWIEVGEPEEKLIRQACGRATQVAVYSYGGRGADRWWEKTSLLLARCKNLTVINIPQDGSRALAQLAQRSMDLHCSIQDGQILIGDGTHAVQIELTTIHPVET; translated from the coding sequence ATGGCTCCCAATGCCACCATCTTCAAAGCCACACTGCATATCGCCGACATGGATCGACACTACTATGAAGACCATGCCGTCACACTCGCGCGCCATCCATCTGAGACCGATGAGCGCATGATGGTGAGACTGCTGGCCTTCGCGCGACATGCGCACGACGCCCTCATCTTCGGCCGCGGCATCGGTACGGAAGACGAGCCGGCGCTCTGGCAAAAAGATCTCACCGGTGCGATCGAGCTCTGGATTGAGGTGGGCGAACCTGAGGAGAAACTGATACGGCAGGCCTGCGGTCGCGCAACCCAGGTCGCCGTCTACTCTTACGGTGGCAGAGGAGCCGATCGGTGGTGGGAGAAAACCAGCCTCCTGCTCGCCCGTTGCAAGAACCTAACAGTGATTAATATCCCGCAAGACGGAAGCCGGGCTTTGGCTCAACTCGCACAACGCAGTATGGACCTCCATTGCTCCATCCAGGATGGGCAGATTTTGATAGGCGATGGCACCCATGCCGTACAGATCGAGCTCACCACCATTCATCCTGTCGAGACCTAA
- a CDS encoding hypothetical protein (Evidence 4 : Unknown function but conserved in other organisms; MaGe:77308179) translates to MEVQIGGHKHSSQIHSNHLAPEFLRQLTSRELMDALMAADMPMGGTNEQRIERLLSVMQPQDLTAFLPQHVVDRVSLTAGPSI, encoded by the coding sequence ATGGAAGTGCAGATTGGCGGACACAAGCATTCTTCACAGATCCACTCAAATCATTTGGCCCCGGAATTTCTTCGCCAACTTACTTCGCGAGAGTTGATGGATGCGTTGATGGCTGCGGATATGCCTATGGGCGGGACCAATGAGCAACGAATCGAACGGCTGTTGTCAGTTATGCAGCCGCAAGATCTGACCGCATTTCTCCCTCAGCATGTGGTGGATCGCGTGTCTCTTACGGCGGGTCCCTCCATCTGA
- a CDS encoding hypothetical protein (Evidence 4 : Unknown function but conserved in other organisms; MaGe:77308177) — MLTDGRILVTDRLVSLERTIDSMNVQLRDVRWELGHAKAEPLPIRLWRNLVGGRSEQEYMSTVCNRNVRPNIKVVSHGDARVSR, encoded by the coding sequence ATGCTGACAGATGGACGAATTTTAGTGACGGACCGGTTAGTCTCTCTTGAACGGACGATCGATTCGATGAACGTGCAGCTTCGAGACGTGCGCTGGGAGCTTGGACATGCGAAGGCGGAACCGTTGCCAATCCGGTTATGGCGCAATCTAGTAGGCGGAAGATCAGAGCAGGAATATATGTCGACGGTGTGTAATCGTAACGTGCGCCCGAATATAAAGGTGGTGTCCCATGGTGATGCAAGAGTGTCACGGTGA
- a CDS encoding Translation initiation factor SUI1-related protein (MaGe:77308180), with protein sequence MKNKTRIPTDGEPIQWESPFAALKKIALPPTTGEQPATAPTTIPLVKKNRGRVDIIRQTAHRGGKTVTVIAGLAGVGQAEKEQLARNIQTACGAGGTVKEGRIEIQGDQRKLVARILTDAGFRPVFAGG encoded by the coding sequence ATGAAAAACAAAACGCGTATTCCCACGGACGGTGAACCAATCCAATGGGAAAGTCCGTTTGCAGCGCTGAAAAAAATCGCGCTCCCACCAACCACTGGAGAGCAACCTGCCACCGCACCGACAACAATACCGCTAGTAAAGAAGAACCGTGGCCGGGTAGATATCATCAGACAAACCGCGCATCGAGGAGGGAAGACCGTCACTGTAATAGCAGGGCTTGCCGGAGTCGGCCAAGCTGAAAAAGAGCAGCTCGCAAGGAACATTCAGACAGCCTGTGGAGCTGGCGGAACCGTCAAAGAAGGTCGGATCGAGATTCAGGGAGACCAGCGGAAGCTGGTCGCACGTATTTTAACAGACGCCGGATTTCGCCCAGTGTTTGCCGGTGGATAA